The stretch of DNA CAGCAGCCAAGAGAGGTGAGAGGAGGGCTTGGAGGGGGAGGCGGGACTCCACCCTGTGTGGGACAGTTCTGTCAGTTGACCCTCCACTTGTCCAGGGGCAGTGGATCTGCAGGGGGAACTCATTCTCAATACTGTTCCTCCTGAGAAACAAATTTTCTGGGCTGTTTTGGTTTAGGTGTGGCGTGGCCCTGGGGACgcatggctgaggcaggaacaggTGAGCCGTCCCCCAGCGTGGAGGGCGAACACGGGACGGAGTATGACACGCTGCCTTCCGACACAGTCTCCCTCAGTGACTCGGACTCTGACCTCAGCTTGCCCGGTGGTGCTGAAGTGGAAGCACTGTCCCCGATGGGGCTGCCTGGGGAGGAGGATTCAGGTCCTGATGAGCCGCCCTCACCCCCGTCAGGCCTCCTCCCAGCCACGGTGCAGCCATTCCATCTGAGAGGCATGAGCTCCACCTTCTCCCAGCGCAGCCGTGACATCTTTGACTGCCTGGAGGGGGCGGCCAGACGGGCTCCATCCTCTGTGGCCCACACCAGCATGAGTGACAACGGAGGCTTCAAGCGGCCCCTAGCGCCCTCAGGCCGGTCTCCAGTGGAAGGCCTGGGCAGGGCCCATCGGAGCCCTGCCTCACCAAGGGTGCCTCCGGTCCCCGACTACGTGGCACACCCCGAGCGCTGGACCAAGTACAGCCTGGAAGATGTGACCGAGGTCAGCGAGCAGAGCAATCAGGCCACCGCCCTGGCCTTCCTGGGCTCCCAGAGCCTGGCTGCCCCCACTGACTGCGTGTCCTCCTTCAACCAGGATCCCTCcagctgtggggaggggagggtcaTCTTCACCAAACCAGTCCGAGGGGTCGAAGCCAGACACGAGAGGAAGAGGGTCCTGGGGAAGGTGGGAGAGCCAGGCAGGGGCGGCCTTGGGAATCCTGCCACAGACAGGGGCGAGGGCCCTGTGGAGCTGGCCCATCTGGCCGGGCCCGGGAGCCCAGAGGCTGAGGAGTGGGGCAGCCACCATGGAGGcctgcaggaggtggaggcacTGTCAGGGTCTGTCCACAGTGGGTCTGTGCCAGGTCTCCCGCCGGTGGAAACTGTTGGCTTCCATGGCAGCAGGAAGCGGAGTCGAGACCACTTCCGGAACAAGAGCAGCAGCCCCGAGGACCCAGGTGCTGAGGTCTGAGAGGGAGATGGCCCAGCCTGACCCCACTGGCCACTGCCATCCTGCTGCCTTCCCAGTGGGGCTGGTCAGGGGGCAGCCTGGCCACTGCCTAGCTGGAATGGGAGGAAGCCTGCAGGTGGCACCGGTGGCCCTGGCTGCAGTTCTGGGCAGCATCCTCCCAAGCAGAGACCTTGCTGAAGCTcctggggtgtggggtgtgggcTGGAAGCACTGGCTCCCTGGTAGGGACAATAAAGGTTTTGGGTCTTTCTGAGACTTTGTGTCTATCTGGGCCCTGCTTACCCAAAGGGCTCAGTTGGCAGCAAGAGCTCCCCACACCTGACCCTCGGTGCCGGACCACTCGAGGGTGGCTGACACCTGCATCCCTCACCAGCACATCACCCAGGTGACAGTGAGAATTGGAAACCCCAGGCCTCCTCTAGGGCTTGTGGCTCAGTGGCAGGTGTCCAGTGAGTGCCCTCAATGGGCCTGAGTGGGTACAGAATCTGCCCTCCCCCAACCAAAGCCCACATGATGCCATCAGCCCCAGGCCTAGTGCAGACCACAGCTTGGGAAGCGAAAGGGAGATGACAAAATGGGTGTGGAcagaggaggctggggtgagtgGGCAGTTGGGGGGCCTGGGCAGGTGTTTGAGCCTGGGGTCCAGTTTTATCTGGGCCACGTGGGGTACAGTGTTTTCCAGGCTCCACTGAAGATAAAGCAGCCACTGGTGCCAGCAGGGGCTTTGTCTTGGGGCCATAAACACCAGTGTGTGCTGTACTGGCCATCGGGTGTCAGGGGGACAGCTGACAGATGCAGTGGATGCCCAGCCCTGTCTTCCAGGAGCCAGTCACCTGAGCCCCAAAGGACCTTTTGGGTCTTAAGTGACAGAAATTCTAACCACCAGTGTTTCAAAAAAAGATGAGTCTCTTGTCAGGCAACACAAGTCAGGGCAGGGGTGGGTGCAGACCCCAGAGCAGCTTCGCAGTCTGGATGGGGGTGCTCCCCCGTCACGCCACAGGGCCAGCTTTTCCACAGTGCAGGCTGGTCAGTTTCCAGGTAGGGATGCGGTGGGGCACGTTTTCTGCCCGGGGAGTTGTGCCTGTCAGGGGAGACAGCCCCATGACACTGCTGTGCCTCCGGGGAGGCCAGGAGGGACAAGGAGCGGTTCCTTTGGGTGAGGGTCTGTGGTGAGGCACCAGGAGGGCCATTGTCTGCTGGGGGGCTGGTGCCCCCTGGGGGGTTCCGCTGGAGGTCGGCAAAGGTCAGTGCACAACGTGCAGGGTGGCCAGCTGAGGAGAGGTGGCCCCACACGTGGCAGGCCAAGCAGCTCAGGTGTCCGAGGGAGGCTGGCCAGCCCCGGGTTGTTCCCAGCCATCTAAACCACCTCTGTGGTCAGCAGCCACCAGCTGGCTTCCCTCGCCACAGTGCTGAGAGCCTGCTGGGAAGGAAGGCCCCCCTGAGCGGTGGGAACCAGCAAGGCAGGCCCAGGAAGGGGAGAGGTAGCTGGCTCAGAGGCAAGGGCCAGGACGCCGTGGCTCTCAGAGTGAGTCCCCACAGGCCAGCCTGGGGAAGATGGGGAGCCCAGAGACAACCAGGCCTCTGCCTGCACTCCTGGGACTAGGAAAGCAGCCCCCTTGAGGCCGAGGGGCCCGTTTGCTTGCTGAGCAGGACAGTCCAATAGGGCCCACGCCAGGCAGAGCCTCAAGAGTCTGAGTGAAGCACATTCGGCCCTGGCCAAGGCAGGGACTCCGTCAGAGGGCACCCACACCACCCTGAAGAGCCGCGTCCAGCCAAGGCCTCCTGAGACTCCCGGGCCAGGCAGGGAAGGCAGAGCACACAGCACAGCCTACGGCCCCCCAGCCGCTGCAGAGTGGGTGCCCATGCCCACCCTCATCCCACGCTCCCCAAACAGGCTTACTCCGGGGGCCGCCACCCTGGGCCAGCACGTCAGCCACGGAGGACACGAGCACCGAGCAGTAGTTGATCTGGAGAAGGGAAACACGTCCGGGAAGCTCCAGGGCTCTCTCAGGACAGCAGGGGACAGGCAGcctccccatctcccctctcCTGCCAGGGCCCCCGCTGCCCTGTGACTCCTCCCTCTGAGAGCTGCCGCTCACAGGCAGGGGTGAGTGAGGCTCCCGTGAGGCGTGTAGAGTGAAAGGCGAGGGGTCTTCAATGTGAGACCCCTCATTTAAGGCTGTAGCCTCCCAAGTggcagggtgggaggaggcacAGGTGGGGACGGCCTGTCTTCCCCAGAACGCTCCTCTGCCCACTGGGGTGCTCCTGTCCTGGCTCTGGCCTGCCTCATCTCTGTGAGTGACCGGGCAGGGCTGTGGACCCATCCCAGTAGCCCCACGCAGCCACCCGCCTCCCATCAGGGAGAGGAGCTCTGGGGCTCGCTTGCCTGTGACTCCAGACACTTGATGCGCTTTTCTTGCTCTCTCAGACCCCCGAGGTACTTGGCAATGAAGTCCACTCTGCGGCAGGAGCAGGTGGTCAGGCTGTGGATGGCCACGCGGTGCTCTGCGTGTGGGGAGCCTCCCCATCCCCCCAGGCCTCCCTGTGTGCCCGAGTTTGGGGTGCCCTggccctttcccttcctccctcatgCCCAGATCTGGTGGCACCAGGACCCCTCAAAGTGCACCTGGTGCAGTACAGAGCGCTCTATGCCTTCCCAGTAGGGCTAGGGTGCCATCCCTGCCTGGGCGCACCACCCAGAAAGACGGTGCAGGGCAGGCAGTCGGGGACAGGCCCCTGGAGCCAGGGCTGGAGGGAAGCCAGGGGTGGGTAGTCCCAACCCTGAGACCACAGCAGGGAGGGCGCCACGGTCACTGTGCACGCTCCCTTTTTGCCTGG from Homo sapiens chromosome 11, GRCh38.p14 Primary Assembly encodes:
- the TSSC4 gene encoding U5 small nuclear ribonucleoprotein TSSC4 isoform a (isoform a is encoded by transcript variant 4), whose product is MAEAGTGEPSPSVEGEHGTEYDTLPSDTVSLSDSDSDLSLPGGAEVEALSPMGLPGEEDSGPDEPPSPPSGLLPATVQPFHLRGMSSTFSQRSRDIFDCLEGAARRAPSSVAHTSMSDNGGFKRPLAPSGRSPVEGLGRAHRSPASPRVPPVPDYVAHPERWTKYSLEDVTEVSEQSNQATALAFLGSQSLAAPTDCVSSFNQDPSSCGEGRVIFTKPVRGVEARHERKRVLGKVGEPGRGGLGNPATDRGEGPVELAHLAGPGSPEAEEWGSHHGGLQEVEALSGSVHSGSVPGLPPVETVGFHGSRKRSRDHFRNKSSSPEDPGAEV
- the TSSC4 gene encoding U5 small nuclear ribonucleoprotein TSSC4 isoform X2; the encoded protein is MAEAGTGLLPATVQPFHLRGMSSTFSQRSRDIFDCLEGAARRAPSSVAHTSMSDNGGFKRPLAPSGRSPVEGLGRAHRSPASPRVPPVPDYVAHPERWTKYSLEDVTEVSEQSNQATALAFLGSQSLAAPTDCVSSFNQDPSSCGEGRVIFTKPVRGVEARHERKRVLGKVGEPGRGGLGNPATDRGEGPVELAHLAGPGSPEAEEWGSHHGGLQEVEALSGSVHSGSVPGLPPVETVGFHGSRKRSRDHFRNKSSSPEDPGAEV